Proteins from a genomic interval of Gordonia sp. SL306:
- a CDS encoding carboxymuconolactone decarboxylase family protein, which translates to MNIDDSVAAAHRALYEAGLDVRSEVVGADYVAESLARNVGSDGEALQRFVTESVWGSVWTRPGLDRRSRSLMTIGMLVALNHHPELAVHVRAGLGNGLTRDEVVEAIIHATAYCGVPAGIAAMRVAQDVLIRELGERPDVAASRKGSHA; encoded by the coding sequence GTGAACATCGACGACTCGGTGGCAGCAGCGCATCGTGCCCTCTACGAGGCGGGCCTTGATGTCCGCTCCGAGGTGGTCGGCGCCGACTATGTGGCCGAATCGCTCGCCCGCAACGTCGGTTCCGACGGCGAAGCGTTGCAACGGTTCGTCACGGAGTCGGTGTGGGGCTCGGTCTGGACACGCCCCGGTCTCGACCGGCGGAGCCGGAGCCTGATGACAATCGGCATGCTGGTCGCCCTCAATCATCACCCGGAACTGGCCGTTCACGTGCGCGCGGGACTGGGCAACGGCCTGACCCGTGACGAGGTCGTCGAGGCGATCATCCATGCCACCGCGTATTGCGGCGTGCCTGCGGGCATCGCCGCGATGCGGGTCGCGCAAGACGTCTTGATCCGCGAACTGGGAGAGCGTCCCGACGTCGCCGCATCCCGAAAGGGAAGCCATGCCTGA
- a CDS encoding NAD(P)-dependent oxidoreductase — MPDIPIPERRVAMIGLGAMGSPIAANFVAAGQPLVIADAAPSAVQRFLAAHPDRVAPGDPADCDVVVLSLPTSDVVDEVILGENGLLRRLAPGTIIVDMSSSVPARTRALGDAAAAADVAVVDAPVSGGVARAVVADLAVMVGGDDGAVEIVWPLLAATAREIIHVGPTGSAHAAKALNNLLSAVGLFAAAEVLVVGTKFGIDPATLLSVLNAGSGRNQATEAKFGTFVLNRGFDSGFTASLMNKDVGIALDLARDCGVDLDIGSALGRAWASATEAIGPGADQTEIVRVLEQAAGVELR; from the coding sequence ATGCCTGACATCCCGATTCCGGAGCGGCGCGTCGCCATGATCGGCCTCGGCGCCATGGGGTCGCCGATCGCAGCCAACTTCGTGGCGGCGGGACAGCCGCTCGTCATCGCTGACGCCGCGCCCTCCGCGGTTCAGCGATTCCTCGCCGCACATCCCGATCGGGTGGCACCGGGTGATCCCGCGGACTGCGACGTGGTGGTCCTCTCCCTGCCCACGAGTGATGTGGTCGACGAGGTGATTCTCGGCGAGAACGGCCTGCTCCGCCGCCTGGCGCCGGGAACGATCATCGTCGACATGAGTTCCAGTGTCCCGGCCCGCACCCGGGCACTCGGGGATGCGGCCGCCGCGGCGGATGTGGCGGTCGTCGACGCACCGGTCAGTGGTGGGGTGGCCCGTGCAGTCGTCGCGGATCTGGCGGTGATGGTCGGCGGGGACGACGGGGCGGTCGAGATCGTGTGGCCCCTGCTGGCCGCAACCGCGCGCGAGATCATCCATGTGGGTCCGACCGGATCGGCGCACGCCGCGAAGGCGCTCAACAACCTGCTGTCGGCGGTGGGACTGTTCGCGGCCGCCGAAGTGCTCGTCGTCGGGACCAAATTCGGCATCGACCCAGCGACGCTGCTGTCGGTGCTCAACGCGGGTAGCGGTCGCAATCAGGCCACCGAGGCCAAGTTCGGGACGTTCGTGCTGAACCGCGGTTTCGACTCGGGATTCACGGCGTCGCTGATGAACAAGGACGTCGGCATCGCGCTCGACCTCGCCCGCGACTGCGGCGTGGACCTCGACATCGGGTCAGCGCTCGGTCGGGCGTGGGCATCGGCCACCGAAGCGATCGGACCGGGCGCCGATCAGACCGAGATCGTCCGAGTCCTCGAACAGGCCGCGGGGGTCGAACTCCGTTGA
- a CDS encoding DoxX family protein, with the protein MTRLFTRPSPDNTAVQLLMRAAIGGTMIAHGVKHGRSLDGTAGWFGSIGFKQPKLQAQASAVVEVGAGAAIVAGAGTPVAASAVVGTMAVAARSVHLPNGFFITSEGWEYVANLSVAAIALAALGPGKWSVDRALGLDSKLTGNRAAALAAGLGLGAAAAQLAAFHRPPKASA; encoded by the coding sequence ATGACCCGCCTGTTCACCAGACCGTCGCCCGACAACACCGCTGTGCAATTGCTGATGCGTGCGGCCATCGGCGGAACGATGATCGCCCACGGCGTCAAGCACGGGCGCAGCCTCGACGGCACCGCAGGCTGGTTCGGCTCCATCGGGTTCAAGCAACCCAAGCTGCAGGCCCAGGCGTCCGCCGTGGTCGAGGTGGGGGCGGGCGCCGCCATCGTCGCAGGTGCCGGTACACCGGTGGCCGCGTCGGCCGTGGTCGGGACGATGGCCGTCGCTGCTCGTTCGGTGCACCTCCCCAACGGCTTCTTCATCACCTCCGAGGGATGGGAGTACGTCGCCAATCTCTCGGTGGCCGCCATCGCGCTCGCCGCCCTGGGCCCGGGTAAATGGAGCGTCGACCGCGCACTGGGGCTCGACAGCAAACTCACCGGCAACCGCGCTGCCGCGCTCGCCGCCGGTCTCGGTCTCGGTGCCGCCGCCGCACAGCTGGCCGCCTTCCACCGGCCTCCGAAGGCATCTGCCTGA
- a CDS encoding glutamate--cysteine ligase, giving the protein MGTDVSKREFTGEDRVRFRRQVSRGTEAIARMLAEGLFTDHGRPPEPLLGMEVELNLVDDDMNPAMANATVLDAIADPDYQTELGQFNIEINVSPRPFVTDDTISLEQALRTSLNRAEKRAAQTDNHLVMIGMLPTLNAEHFAHQWISANPRYDLLNEQIFDARGEAIEIDISGIPLGDGHHTDRLHTTTDSILPEAACTSLQLHLRVAPEDFAAHWNAAQSISGVQVALAGNSPFLAGAALWHESRIPVFEQATDTRPLELKNQGVRPRVWFGERWINTIFDLFEENTRYFPALLPVSTDVDPLAELDEGRIPSLDELRLHNGTVYRWNRPVYDVVDGHAHLRVENRVLPAGPTVVDTMANSAFYYGLVRGLVESDRPLWSQMSFNAAAENLQSGARAGLEAQLYWPNVGWVRPDELTLRRLLPLADDGLRSYGVSAKARSRYLSVIEGRCINRQTGSAWQRRAVLAREAAGEDRDAALHGMLGDYVTLMHEGEPVHTWPT; this is encoded by the coding sequence ATGGGAACCGACGTCTCGAAACGTGAGTTCACCGGCGAGGACCGCGTCCGGTTCCGCAGGCAGGTGAGTCGCGGTACCGAGGCGATCGCACGCATGCTGGCCGAGGGCCTGTTCACCGATCACGGTCGGCCGCCGGAGCCGTTGCTGGGCATGGAGGTGGAACTCAACCTCGTCGACGATGACATGAATCCGGCGATGGCCAACGCCACGGTGCTCGACGCCATCGCCGATCCCGACTACCAGACCGAGCTCGGCCAGTTCAACATCGAGATCAACGTCTCCCCGCGCCCCTTCGTCACCGACGACACCATCTCCCTCGAGCAGGCTCTGCGCACCTCACTCAATCGCGCGGAAAAGCGGGCCGCGCAGACCGACAATCATCTCGTGATGATCGGCATGCTCCCCACCCTCAACGCCGAACATTTTGCTCACCAATGGATTTCGGCCAATCCCCGGTACGACCTGCTCAACGAGCAGATCTTCGACGCCCGCGGCGAGGCGATCGAGATCGACATCAGCGGGATCCCGCTGGGCGACGGTCACCACACCGACCGCCTGCACACCACGACCGACTCGATCCTCCCCGAGGCGGCCTGCACATCGTTGCAGTTGCATCTGCGGGTTGCCCCCGAAGACTTTGCCGCGCATTGGAATGCGGCGCAGAGCATCTCCGGGGTACAGGTGGCGCTGGCGGGCAATTCGCCGTTCCTGGCCGGCGCCGCGCTCTGGCACGAGAGCCGCATCCCGGTGTTCGAGCAGGCGACCGACACCCGGCCCCTGGAGCTGAAGAATCAAGGTGTCCGGCCGCGGGTCTGGTTCGGTGAGCGATGGATCAACACGATCTTCGATCTCTTCGAGGAGAACACCCGATACTTCCCGGCACTGCTCCCCGTCTCCACCGATGTCGATCCGCTGGCCGAACTCGACGAGGGAAGGATCCCGTCACTGGACGAGCTCCGCCTGCACAACGGCACCGTGTACCGCTGGAACCGGCCGGTGTACGACGTCGTCGACGGGCACGCCCATCTGCGGGTGGAGAACCGCGTCCTACCCGCCGGGCCGACGGTCGTCGACACCATGGCCAACTCGGCCTTCTACTACGGCCTGGTTCGCGGCCTCGTCGAGTCCGACCGCCCGCTCTGGTCGCAGATGTCCTTCAACGCCGCCGCGGAGAACCTGCAGTCGGGCGCTCGCGCGGGCCTCGAGGCACAGTTGTACTGGCCGAACGTCGGGTGGGTGCGTCCCGACGAACTCACCCTGCGACGGCTGCTCCCCCTCGCCGACGACGGCCTGCGTTCCTATGGCGTCTCGGCCAAGGCACGCTCGCGCTACCTGTCGGTCATCGAGGGGCGCTGCATCAACCGGCAGACCGGGTCGGCATGGCAGCGGCGCGCGGTCCTGGCCCGCGAGGCTGCGGGCGAGGACCGCGATGCGGCCCTGCACGGCATGCTCGGCGACTACGTGACGCTGATGCACGAGGGCGAACCCGTGCACACCTGGCCGACCTGA
- a CDS encoding sterol carrier family protein gives MVGVAARKPIDPAQARAAVLAVAEWIRDDTVKAPARQEVAAAVRLTARTLADVAPGNSVEVRVPPYVAVQCIEGPRHTRGTPPNVVETDPRSWLRMVTGNRDMTDLVDAGEVSASGSRAGDVAHWMPLFPL, from the coding sequence ATGGTCGGCGTGGCAGCGCGTAAACCGATCGATCCGGCGCAGGCCAGGGCGGCGGTCCTCGCCGTTGCCGAGTGGATTCGTGACGACACGGTCAAGGCTCCCGCCCGGCAGGAGGTCGCCGCCGCCGTCCGACTCACCGCCCGCACGCTCGCCGACGTCGCACCCGGCAACTCCGTCGAGGTGCGGGTGCCGCCCTATGTGGCCGTGCAGTGCATCGAAGGTCCGCGCCACACTCGCGGAACACCGCCAAACGTGGTGGAGACGGACCCGCGGAGCTGGTTGCGGATGGTCACCGGAAACCGGGACATGACGGACCTGGTGGACGCCGGCGAGGTCAGCGCATCCGGATCGCGGGCCGGGGATGTCGCGCACTGGATGCCGCTGTTCCCGCTGTGA
- a CDS encoding CPBP family intramembrane glutamic endopeptidase codes for MPLPDHPPRRPLRQLTYVWFAVVVLVYLAIIQLGGLAVEHASGVTEIVTTRGVVFSMIIPLGVALAFTFLVVTRLGWWRPVLYDERPVSRWVWIVPVLMLVAIAAGTDYRALADKDLIFVLTLLVATQFVGWGEETMFRGIGVTAMREHGLGEGRVALWSSIVFGAVHLTNAIGHGVSAIPQAIAVSLAGYFFYLMRRVSRGNVLNSVVHGLFDFSILTGTSILVDQSGYVGSVAAILVYPILAVILIVGRKRIEPAPADTPTP; via the coding sequence ATGCCGCTTCCCGACCACCCGCCGCGACGGCCCCTGCGACAGCTGACCTATGTGTGGTTCGCCGTCGTGGTGCTCGTCTATCTGGCGATCATCCAACTCGGTGGGCTCGCGGTCGAACACGCGAGCGGGGTGACGGAGATCGTCACGACCCGGGGCGTCGTGTTCTCGATGATCATCCCCCTCGGGGTGGCACTGGCCTTCACGTTCCTGGTGGTGACCCGACTCGGGTGGTGGCGCCCGGTCCTGTACGACGAGCGCCCGGTGTCGCGGTGGGTGTGGATCGTGCCGGTGTTGATGCTGGTGGCGATCGCCGCAGGCACCGACTACCGGGCCCTCGCCGACAAGGATCTGATCTTCGTCCTCACGCTCCTGGTCGCCACCCAGTTCGTCGGGTGGGGCGAGGAGACGATGTTCCGTGGGATCGGCGTCACGGCGATGCGTGAGCACGGCCTCGGCGAGGGGCGGGTCGCGCTGTGGTCGAGCATCGTCTTCGGGGCGGTCCACCTCACCAACGCGATCGGCCACGGCGTCTCCGCGATTCCGCAAGCGATCGCCGTGAGTCTCGCCGGCTACTTCTTCTACCTGATGAGGCGGGTCTCCCGGGGCAATGTCCTCAACTCGGTGGTCCACGGGCTCTTCGACTTCTCGATCCTCACCGGGACGTCGATCCTCGTCGACCAGAGCGGCTACGTCGGGTCGGTCGCCGCGATCCTGGTCTATCCGATCCTGGCGGTCATCCTGATCGTCGGCCGCAAGCGGATCGAACCTGCACCCGCCGACACCCCGACGCCGTGA
- the purF gene encoding amidophosphoribosyltransferase — protein MTDLSINSTNLLAPTRSCGAAQPADDVENEPREECGVFGVWAPGEDVAKLSYYGLYALQHRGQEAAGIAVGDGSQVLVFKDLGLVSQVFDEQTLGAMVGHVAIGHCRYSTTGSTTWENSQPIFRTTDAGTGVALGHNGNLVNTADLASRARGLGLMSSAATSDSDLVGALLAHGAADSTLEQAAMDLLPTLQGAFCLTFMDEHTLYAARDAHGVRPLSLGRLDRGWVVASETAALDIVGASFVRDIEPGELLAIDADGVRSSRFAEPTPKGCVFEYVYLARPDSVIHGRSVHSTRVEIGRRLAREYPADGDLVIPVPESGTPAAVGFAQESGISYGQGLMKNAYVGRTFIQPSQTIRQLGIRLKLNPLKEVIRGKRLVVVDDSIVRGNTQRALIRMLREAGAAEIHVRIASSPVRWPCFYGIDFASPAELIANGMESEAGMVEGVRQAIGADSLGYISIEEMIAATDQPAETLCAACFDGDYPIDLPKETSMGKAVLEQMLASAVGDGRADPLTVANDNVSAVMRP, from the coding sequence ATGACCGACTTGTCGATCAACAGCACAAACCTCCTCGCTCCCACGCGATCATGCGGTGCCGCCCAACCCGCCGACGACGTCGAGAACGAACCTCGCGAGGAGTGCGGTGTCTTCGGGGTGTGGGCACCGGGCGAGGATGTGGCCAAGCTCTCCTATTACGGGCTCTATGCTCTGCAGCACCGCGGCCAGGAAGCGGCGGGGATCGCCGTCGGCGACGGATCGCAGGTCCTGGTGTTCAAAGATCTCGGGCTCGTCAGCCAGGTCTTCGACGAGCAGACCCTTGGCGCGATGGTCGGTCACGTGGCGATCGGGCACTGCCGCTACTCGACGACCGGATCGACGACCTGGGAGAACTCGCAGCCGATCTTCCGGACGACCGATGCGGGCACCGGGGTCGCACTCGGGCACAACGGCAATCTGGTGAACACCGCCGACCTGGCGAGCCGCGCGCGCGGGCTCGGTCTGATGAGTTCGGCCGCCACGTCGGATTCCGATCTGGTCGGCGCCCTGCTCGCCCATGGCGCCGCGGACAGCACGCTGGAGCAGGCGGCGATGGATCTGCTGCCCACCCTGCAGGGTGCGTTCTGCCTCACGTTCATGGACGAACACACGCTCTATGCGGCGCGTGACGCGCACGGTGTGCGCCCTCTGTCGCTCGGCCGCCTCGACCGCGGGTGGGTGGTGGCGTCGGAGACAGCGGCGCTCGACATCGTCGGCGCATCCTTCGTGCGGGACATCGAACCCGGGGAACTCCTGGCCATCGACGCCGATGGCGTCCGCAGCTCGCGTTTCGCCGAGCCGACCCCCAAGGGCTGTGTCTTCGAGTACGTCTACCTGGCCCGACCGGACAGCGTCATTCACGGACGGTCGGTGCACTCGACCCGCGTGGAGATCGGTCGCCGTCTGGCCCGTGAGTATCCGGCCGACGGCGATCTGGTGATCCCCGTCCCGGAGTCAGGCACGCCGGCCGCGGTCGGTTTCGCTCAGGAATCGGGTATTTCGTACGGACAGGGCCTGATGAAGAACGCCTACGTCGGCCGTACCTTCATCCAGCCGTCCCAAACCATCCGCCAGCTCGGCATTCGCCTCAAACTCAACCCGCTCAAGGAAGTCATCCGCGGCAAACGGCTTGTCGTCGTGGACGACTCGATCGTCCGAGGCAATACTCAACGAGCATTGATCCGCATGCTCCGCGAGGCCGGGGCAGCCGAGATCCACGTGCGTATCGCGTCGAGCCCGGTCCGCTGGCCGTGTTTCTACGGCATCGACTTCGCATCGCCAGCCGAACTGATCGCCAACGGTATGGAGTCCGAGGCCGGGATGGTCGAGGGCGTCCGGCAGGCCATCGGCGCGGATTCGCTGGGGTACATCAGTATCGAGGAGATGATCGCCGCCACCGATCAGCCGGCGGAGACCCTCTGCGCGGCGTGTTTCGACGGTGACTACCCCATCGACCTGCCCAAGGAGACCTCCATGGGCAAGGCGGTGCTCGAGCAGATGCTCGCCAGCGCCGTCGGGGACGGCCGCGCCGACCCGCTGACCGTTGCCAACGACAACGTCAGCGCGGTGATGCGGCCCTGA